One Nicotiana tomentosiformis chromosome 4, ASM39032v3, whole genome shotgun sequence genomic window carries:
- the LOC104109688 gene encoding ASC1-like protein isoform X3, which yields MENFIDWEEESYPQYEDFIVLPLFALFFPTVRYFLDKFLFEKVARRLIFGKRKLVLENETDRRRKRLRKFKESAWKFRSKLKALYMYAGGFYAYSLFALIFWETRRSDFGVSMSHHVATAVLIVLSYIFRFARVGSVVLALHDASDIFLEIGKMSKYSGAEGLASFSFVLFALSWIVLRLTYFPFWVLWSTSYEVIQTLDKEKHKVEGPIYYYVFNSLLYCLLVLHIYWWVLIYRMLVKQIQFRGQLSEDVRSDSEEEDGHEH from the exons ATGGAGAATTTTATTGATTGGGAAGAAGAATCCTACCCACAATAtgaagatttcattgtgcttccTTTGTTTGCCCTTTTCTTTCCCACTGTCAGATATTTTCTCGATAAATTCTTATTTGAG AAAGTGGCTAGAAGATTAATATTTGGAAAAAGAAAGTTGGTGCTGGAAAATGAGACAGATAGACGGAGAAAAAGGTTACGGAAATTCAAAGAATCAGCATGGAAAT TTAGGTCAAAGCTAAAGGCACTTTATATGTATGCCGGTGGATTTTATGCATATTCGTTATTTGCACTTATATTCTGGGAAACAAGACGATCGGACTTTGGGGTTTCAATGAGTCATCATGTTGCTACAGCAGTTCTTATTGTCTTGTCCTATATTTTCAG GTTTGCAAGAGTTGGCTCAGTTGTTTTAGCGCTTCATGATGCCAGTGATATATTCCTGGAAATAGGGAAAATGTCCAAATACAGTGGTGCTGAAGGTCTTGCCAGTTTTTCATTTGTCCTTTTTGCTTTGTCTTGGATTGTACTTCGCCTCACATACTTCCCTTTCTGGGTTCTTTGGAGTACAAG TTACGAAGTTATCCAGACCTTGGATAAGGAGAAGCACAAAGTTGAAGGACCGATCTACTACTACGTATTCAATTCACTTCTATACTGCTTGCTGGTTCTTCATATATATTGGTGGGTGTTGATATACCGGATGCTTGTTAAACAAATCCAGTTTAGGGGCCAACTAAGTGAGGATGTTAGATCTG ATTCTGAAGAGGAAGATGGCCATGAACATTGA
- the LOC104109688 gene encoding ASC1-like protein isoform X2, giving the protein MLQKVARRLIFGKRKLVLENETDRRRKRLRKFKESAWKCMYFLSAEVFALSVTYNEPWLKSTRYYWVGPGDQVWPEQKYKSKLKALYMYAGGFYAYSLFALIFWETRRSDFGVSMSHHVATAVLIVLSYIFRFARVGSVVLALHDASDIFLEIGKMSKYSGAEGLASFSFVLFALSWIVLRLTYFPFWVLWSTSYEVIQTLDKEKHKVEGPIYYYVFNSLLYCLLVLHIYWWVLIYRMLVKQIQFRGQLSEDVRSDSEEEDGHEH; this is encoded by the exons ATGTTGCAGAAAGTGGCTAGAAGATTAATATTTGGAAAAAGAAAGTTGGTGCTGGAAAATGAGACAGATAGACGGAGAAAAAGGTTACGGAAATTCAAAGAATCAGCATGGAAATGTATGTATTTTCTATCAGCAGAAGTTTTCGCACTTTCAGTGACCTATAACGAGCCTTGGTTGAAATCAACCAGATACTATTGGGTAGGGCCTGGAGATCAGGTCTGGCCCGAGCAGAAATATAA GTCAAAGCTAAAGGCACTTTATATGTATGCCGGTGGATTTTATGCATATTCGTTATTTGCACTTATATTCTGGGAAACAAGACGATCGGACTTTGGGGTTTCAATGAGTCATCATGTTGCTACAGCAGTTCTTATTGTCTTGTCCTATATTTTCAG GTTTGCAAGAGTTGGCTCAGTTGTTTTAGCGCTTCATGATGCCAGTGATATATTCCTGGAAATAGGGAAAATGTCCAAATACAGTGGTGCTGAAGGTCTTGCCAGTTTTTCATTTGTCCTTTTTGCTTTGTCTTGGATTGTACTTCGCCTCACATACTTCCCTTTCTGGGTTCTTTGGAGTACAAG TTACGAAGTTATCCAGACCTTGGATAAGGAGAAGCACAAAGTTGAAGGACCGATCTACTACTACGTATTCAATTCACTTCTATACTGCTTGCTGGTTCTTCATATATATTGGTGGGTGTTGATATACCGGATGCTTGTTAAACAAATCCAGTTTAGGGGCCAACTAAGTGAGGATGTTAGATCTG ATTCTGAAGAGGAAGATGGCCATGAACATTGA
- the LOC104109688 gene encoding ASC1-like protein isoform X1: MENFIDWEEESYPQYEDFIVLPLFALFFPTVRYFLDKFLFEKVARRLIFGKRKLVLENETDRRRKRLRKFKESAWKCMYFLSAEVFALSVTYNEPWLKSTRYYWVGPGDQVWPEQKYKSKLKALYMYAGGFYAYSLFALIFWETRRSDFGVSMSHHVATAVLIVLSYIFRFARVGSVVLALHDASDIFLEIGKMSKYSGAEGLASFSFVLFALSWIVLRLTYFPFWVLWSTSYEVIQTLDKEKHKVEGPIYYYVFNSLLYCLLVLHIYWWVLIYRMLVKQIQFRGQLSEDVRSDSEEEDGHEH, encoded by the exons ATGGAGAATTTTATTGATTGGGAAGAAGAATCCTACCCACAATAtgaagatttcattgtgcttccTTTGTTTGCCCTTTTCTTTCCCACTGTCAGATATTTTCTCGATAAATTCTTATTTGAG AAAGTGGCTAGAAGATTAATATTTGGAAAAAGAAAGTTGGTGCTGGAAAATGAGACAGATAGACGGAGAAAAAGGTTACGGAAATTCAAAGAATCAGCATGGAAATGTATGTATTTTCTATCAGCAGAAGTTTTCGCACTTTCAGTGACCTATAACGAGCCTTGGTTGAAATCAACCAGATACTATTGGGTAGGGCCTGGAGATCAGGTCTGGCCCGAGCAGAAATATAA GTCAAAGCTAAAGGCACTTTATATGTATGCCGGTGGATTTTATGCATATTCGTTATTTGCACTTATATTCTGGGAAACAAGACGATCGGACTTTGGGGTTTCAATGAGTCATCATGTTGCTACAGCAGTTCTTATTGTCTTGTCCTATATTTTCAG GTTTGCAAGAGTTGGCTCAGTTGTTTTAGCGCTTCATGATGCCAGTGATATATTCCTGGAAATAGGGAAAATGTCCAAATACAGTGGTGCTGAAGGTCTTGCCAGTTTTTCATTTGTCCTTTTTGCTTTGTCTTGGATTGTACTTCGCCTCACATACTTCCCTTTCTGGGTTCTTTGGAGTACAAG TTACGAAGTTATCCAGACCTTGGATAAGGAGAAGCACAAAGTTGAAGGACCGATCTACTACTACGTATTCAATTCACTTCTATACTGCTTGCTGGTTCTTCATATATATTGGTGGGTGTTGATATACCGGATGCTTGTTAAACAAATCCAGTTTAGGGGCCAACTAAGTGAGGATGTTAGATCTG ATTCTGAAGAGGAAGATGGCCATGAACATTGA